GCATGGCCAGGACGCTACGCACCCCGATGTTGCGAGAACGTTAACGTCGACGCGACAGGCAGTCGGTTACGATCGATGCCATGACGATCCGTGTTCTCGTCGTCGACGATGAAAGCTACCTCGCCGATGCCATTTGCACCGCGCTGAACGGCGCGAACATGGAATCCGCCGCGGCCTATGACGGTGCGGCTGCGCGTTCGCTGATCGACGAGATCCGCCCCGACGTCCTCGTGCTGGACCGGGACCTGCCCGGTATCCACGGCGACGACATCTGCCGATGGGTCGTCGATACCCACCCGGCTACGAGGGTGATCATGCTGACCGCCTCGGGGACGCTCGACGACCGGCTGACGGGCTTTGACCTCGGCGCGGACGACTACCTTCCCAAGCCTTTTGAGCTCCCAGAGCTGATCGCGCGGGTTGCCGCGCTGTCCAAGCGCAACCTGCCGGTGCGCGGCGAGATCTACCGCTGCGGCGACGTGCGACTGGACACATCCCGCCGGGAGGTCACCCGGGGCGGCGCACGCGTTTCACTCAGCCCGAAGGAGTTCGCGGTGCTGGAGGTGCTCATGGGGGCAGCTGGCGCGGTGATCTCCGCGGAGGACCTGCTCGCGCAGGCCTGGGATGAGAACGCCGACCCCTTCACGAACTCCCCGCGCGTGACGATCTCACACCTGCGCAAGAAGCTGGGCGAACCGCGCATCGTGCACACCGCGGCAGGATCTGGCTACTACGTGGCGGAGGTGCCGCGATGAAGCTGAGTCTGCGCGCGCGCATCACCGTGATGTTCGTGGCTACCGTCCTGGGTGTGGGCCTGGCGCTGATCGGGCTGGTATACGCCTATTTGAAGCTCACCCCGGTGCCGTTTCTGGCCAAGATCCCCACCCCGGATGACGGCCTGGTGATTGACGGGGCAGTGCCCATCACCGATGAGATCCTGCGCCGCGTGCTGCTGGCTTCCGTGGTTGCTCTGGCGCTGCTGACCGCAGTCGCTGGGCTGATCGGTTGGTTCGTGGCCGGTCTGGTGATCAAACCGCTGCGGGAGATCGCACACGACGCTGCGACCGTGACGCGCGGTGACCTGGGCGCCCGTATCAGCCACGAGGGGCCTGCGGATGAGGTGGGCGAATTGGCGGCTGCGCTCAACGTGATGCTCGACGCTCTGGCGGGTGCCCTTGAGCGGCAACGCCGTTTCGCGTCGAATGCCTCTCATGAGTTGAAGACACCGATCGCGACGATTCAGACGATGGCAGATGTGGCGCTGGCCAGCGGTGACGGAGCGTCGCTGCGGGAGACTCTGGGCCGGGTTCGCGAGGTCAACGCGCGGGCCGCTCAGACCATAGCCGCGTTGTTGCAGCTGGCGAACGTGGACATCCGCGACAGGCAGGAGATGAATCTGGCTGCCCTGTGCCGTGACATCACGCACGGGCAGGACGTGCCGGTGGCGGCCGAGCCGGTCACGGTCGCAGCCTCCCCGACCCTGGTGCGCCAGGCGGTGGAGAATTTGGTGCGCAACGCGATCACCCACGGTGAGGACGCATCGTTGACCCTGACGAAGGTGGGGCAGAATGCGGAGATCATCGTGGAATCCGGTGGCCCTGCTTTGGACACGGCCGAGATCCGTACGTGGATCGAGCCTTTCGCCCGAGCGCAGCGGACCGCAGGTGCCGGCCACGGTCTGGGTCTGGCGCTCGTCGACGCAATTGCGAAAGCCCACGGCGGTTCGTTGGAACTCACGCCGCGGGCTGGAGGTGGGCTCGCGGCGACGCTACGCCTACCTGCTTAGACAAGCGTCGGCGCGTTGCACTGGGCGGACGGGTGCAACCTGTGCAGTGGGGTTGGTGCACAGCTCGCACCTGCTCCGGCGTCGGTAGGGTCGAGGCATGGTGTTTAGCTGAGCGGTTTGATACCGACTACGGTTCCAAACTCTTCACCTAACGCCCGCGAGGCGGTGCCCGCCGTCGTTGGGTGTGGGCTGACCCCGTTTCGTAGGTCCAGTCGTTATGAGAGTCGTCCTGTTGCCCGCGGTCGCGGGCAGGGAGACTGGTCAGATCATGACGAACAGCAGGAAGCGTCACACCCCGGAGCAGGTCGTCCGTAAGCTCGGGCAGGCCGACAGGATGCTCACCGATGGTCAGGACGTCGCGGCGGTGTGCCGGGAGCTGGGGGTGTCCGAGCAGACGTACTACCGGTGGCGGAACCAGTACGGCGGCCTCAAGACCGACGACGCAAAGCGCCTGAAGGAGTTGGAGAAGCAGAACGCGACCCTGAAGCGTCTGCTCGCGGAAGCGGAGCTGGAGAAGGCCGCGCTCAAGGAGCTGGCTGAGGGAAACTTCTAAGCCCGGACAGGCGCCGCGCCGCCGTCGATCACCTCAAGCGCAAGTTGCGGGTGAGCGAACGGATGGCGTGCCGTCTGGTCGGGCTGAGCCGCTCCGCGTACCGGCGACCGCTCAAGGGCGACACGGTCACGGACCCGGATCGGGCGCTCAGGGAGTGGCTGCGCGCCTGGGCGAAGGACCATCCCCGCTACGGGGAGGGCATCGCTCGTGTGACAAGCGCTAGGGTCAACACAGCCTTACGTCGTCACGGAGTTCGTCTGCTGATTGTCGACGATGTGCACATGCTGCGACTGACCGAACGCTCTGGGCGGCAGGTTCTCGACTGAGCTTGTCAAGTTGTTTGTGTAAGGGGTTCGGTCTCCGGGTGGTTTAGAGGTAGGGGTTGATGCGGTCGGGGTAGGCGATGGCGAGTTGGGCCAGGGCCTGTTTCCAGTTGGTGGTGACTTGTCCTTCGACGAGGCGGCCTTCGGCGTTGCGTTTCTCTCCCTTCTTGCGTCCTTTCTCCTTGGCGCGGTCGCGGGCCCGCTTGTCCTCGATGTTGCAGATCGCCAGCCACAGCAGCTTGACCGCGGCCTCGTCGGAGGGGAAGTGGCCTCGGTTCTTGGTCACCTTCCGCAGCTGGTAGTTCAAGGATTCGATGGCGTTGGTGGTGTAGATCACGCGCCGCAGCATCGGCGGGAACGCCAGGAACGGGATGAACTTGGTCCACGCATCGGTGAACACGCGCACCGTGTTCGGGTTCCCGCGACCGAGTTCGGAGGCGGCGAACTCCTCCAGCGCGGTCTTCGCGGCGTCGGCGTCAGCGGCCTGGTAGATCGGCTTCAACGCCGCCGCCACCTGCTTGCGGTCCTTGTAGTTGACGAATCGCATCGCGGAGCGGATCAGGTGCACCACGCAGGTCTGGACGGTCGAGTCGGGCCAGGTCGCCTCGACGGCCTCGGGGAAACCGGTCAGCCCGTCGCAGCACACGATCAGCACGTCGCGGACGCCGCGGTTGGCGAGCTGCGCGCAGACCCCGGCCCAGAACTTCGCTCCTTCCGTGGCCTGGATCCAGATCCCCAGCACGTGCTTGATGCCGTCGATGTCGACCCCGACCGCGATGTGAGCGGCCTTGTTCCGCACGTGGGCGCCGTCGCGGATCTTCACGATCAGCGCATCGAGGTAGATCACCGGATAGAACGAATCCAGCGGCCGCTGCTGCCACACCATCACCTCATCGGCGACCTCGTCGGTGATCTTCGAGATCGTCTCGCGGCTGATCTCGGTACCGATCGTGGAGACCAGGTGATGCTCGATGTCACGGACCGTCATCCCGCCCGCGTACAGCGAGATGATCATGTCATCGAGCCCTGACAGGCGCCTGGAGCCCTTCGGGACCAGCATCGGAGTAAACGACCCGTCCCGGTCTCGGGGGATCGCCAGATCGACGTCCCCGACGCTGGTGGCCACCGTCTTCGGATACGACCCGTTGCGGGAGTTGGGGAACATGTCGGCGTCCGGGTCGCCCTTGTCGTAGCCGAGGTGGTCGCTGAGCTCGGCCTGGAGGCCGCGCTCGAGGCCGGCCTTGATCAGCTGCTGGATCAGCCCGTCGCGGCCCTCCAGCTGGACCTCACCGGCATCGATGCGGGCATACAGGTCATCCAGCGCCCCGGAGGCCTCCAACGCGGACACGCCCTCACGCTGAGCACGGCGCCGGTCCTCACGGTCCAATCTGTCTATCACGGTCATCATTCTGCTTTCGTGTCAGGAGCCCCACCCCTTACACACACCATCTGACACCCTCTCTCGACTACCTCAAGACCCTCAACAGTGAACTTGGCTTCCTGCACGGGACGATGATCTTCGTCGGGCCCGGCCTCGCTGCGGCCCCCATCTTCGAGGATCCACAGATCCGTAGCCGACTTCGCATCCACGATCTGACACCGCCGGAGATCGCGTCGGTGGAAGGCCGCCGCAGATGGCAGGCCTTTCTGTGCGGCTGTGAGGAGATCCTGCTGCCGTACCTTCCTGGAGCCCAGGAGGGGGTTCTCAGCCGACAACACGCCGGGTTCATCTGGCACCGCACCCAGGGCTTCATTGGCGATACTTCCGCCTTGCTGATCGGCGCTGTCATCGAAGCTCTGCGGTGTGGACGACGAACCATAACGCACCAAGACTTGGCCGCAGTCCCACTCTCTGCCCGTGCCCACGATCAACAAGCCTCGCTGGAGCATCGACGAGGAAGGACGCGCGCATCGTGACACTGCCGGTCGTCCCTATCCCCGAGCCGGGAGAATCACTGCGCTCCTACGTGAGCAGGCTCGAGGACCGTAACAACCAACGCCCGGGCACGCTGGCCAGAGTTCACGGGGGAGGAGTCTCGGCCGACTGGGCTCACTTATCCGAGCTGACCGGTCTCCCACAACAGCAGCTGCGTTGCCTTGGGTGGGGGGACTACCCCGGCTGCATCGTCGGAGCACGCGGATCAACAGGCTGGCGTCTCCGCCAGGCCCAATGGTGGTGTCCCACCTGCCAACTCCTGACCGGGGCATGGCAGCGTTCCTGGGAGCTGGCCTGCCTTCCGGTGTGTCTCTCCTGTGGCACAGCGTTGTCCACCTACCCCGCCGCAGAGCATGAGCCTGAACCAGTCACGGCCCAATCGGTATTCAAGGACATCTGGGCACGCGTAAGGCAATCGACAACGAGTCGGCGCGCACGCCAGTGGCTGGGGCGACTCCTACGTGTAACCCGGCTGCTGGCCGTCACCGCTGACACCTCCTGGCCCCAACCCATGCCCGCAGCCATGGTCACAGACCTCAACACATGGGGCTACCACCCCCCTGATTCCCCTGCCGCGATAGCCCGCCTACTTCCCTTCGCTCACCGCCTCATAGGAACCAGTGAAGAGCGGCCCATCCTTCAAAGTGCCTTCGCACGGCTTGAGAGGCGAGAGCCGCCCATCCCTCGTTCCCTGCTGCCCAAACCGCCCAGAGCCAACCCCACGACGACCTACCCTGTGCTGGCAACAGTTCCTTCTGCGATCGACGAGCAACGTCGTCGGCGTCCAAGACGATCTCGAAGGCTTCGATGTCAATCTCGTCCCAGCAATAGCCTCCGATGACAGGGGCCAGTTCCTGCCGGACCCAGACCAATGGTCCACGGCGCAAGAAGCGGCGCTTGCGATCCACATGCTGGCTAACCCCCGACGCGACGGCCAGGCCGGCTGGGCCACTGAGGCCCTCCAACACTTCCATCTGCCATACGGGTCAGCAGCCCAACGTCTGAAGCAGTTGGAGGCAGGATCCATCACAGCAGAGTTCGAGTCATGCATCAGGGCGGCGGCCGCCTTCGCGGTCACCGAAGGCATCGATTACCACCACAGGAGACACGTCCTCATCCAACTCTCGAAACCTCCTCGGGGGCCGAAGGGCCAGGTCCCCAACCACCTGGTCCGGGGATGGATGTGGGTGTACCTGACCCACGGCCTCATCGTGCCTTCAGGCCCACGCTGGATCTACATCGACAACCCGCTACCCACTCAAACGGTCGTTGACATGCACAACAACATGTCACTTGAAGCACGGTTCCAGCTCGCTGAACATGCGGAGACGCTGTGGACGATGTTGTCCAGCGATGACATTCGTGGTGAGCCCCAGACCCAACCGGCATGGCGGCAGCATGGACAATCGCTCTAGCCTCCCGTCTGGCTGGTCCTTGCCGTGTCGAGTGTCGCCCTCACCAGGGGAGTCGTGGACCTCATTGCTCCGGCGTAACGCTGCCCTCCTCGACATCACGGTCAGCAAGCTCGCCGACGCAACCGGCTTGGTCAACGAGGACGCCTTGTCTCCCGCCCAGCAGCGGGCTGCTGCATCGCTCTTGGGGCTTCAGGCCAGCGACATTCATGAGTTGACCCTCAACAAGTGGGCTGGCGTCGCCTACTCCAACCAGCCCATCCCGGCCCGGAACAGGCCGGGGTCAGCTTGGACATGGCTGCCTCCCAGGTTCGAGTGCCCACATTGCGCCGAGTCAGGCATCGCTCACCTCGAATGGCGCCTCTCCTGGATCACGACATGCCTTGCCCACAAGGTCTTCTTGCACCCGCGCTCCACCCCGTCCCACGAGGAAGCACCGCCAGAGGACCTTGCCATCACCAAGCTCCATTCGGTGGCCTTGGCCAACTGCGACACGTCCCACTTCAAGAGATGGCGCGACTCCATTCGTATCTCAGGCGGCCTCCGGCACGGACCACGCAGCAGGGGCATTGAGCCGCCCAAGCAACGAGCAGAGACCCTACGCACAGCTGCGCCTCTAGCTAGGAGGTGAAGCACTGGCCGTGCAGGACTTCGAGGCCCTATCTGCGGCAGGCCTGACGTCTGGCTCTCCACCCGCCACGCCCACCCGACCTCCTGAGGCGCACGAGGCGACAGGGTGTCCACATGATGGAGACATGGTGTACCGCATCTTGTGTCGGGCGGGATCTTTAGGCAATACTCGCGTTAGTTAAAGCAACTTAGGCATGGCTAACCTCATGCCGCGCGAAAGGACATCGGATGACCGCCCAGCTTGCTGCCATCGCCACCCGTGCCCTGTCGGCACGGCTCCGCGAGGAGACGAGCGAGGTCCACCGCAGCGCCGAGGAGAGCCCGTTCATGGCCCGCCTCGTGAAGGGCAGCGTGACCCGCGAGGATCTGCGCAACCTCACTGCGCAGCTCGTCGTCGTCTACACGGCCCTCGAGGAGGTCTCGCGGTCGATGGGTGACGACCCGGTCTTCCGTCACTTCCACGATCCG
The DNA window shown above is from Tessaracoccus defluvii and carries:
- a CDS encoding IS256 family transposase; this translates as MTVIDRLDREDRRRAQREGVSALEASGALDDLYARIDAGEVQLEGRDGLIQQLIKAGLERGLQAELSDHLGYDKGDPDADMFPNSRNGSYPKTVATSVGDVDLAIPRDRDGSFTPMLVPKGSRRLSGLDDMIISLYAGGMTVRDIEHHLVSTIGTEISRETISKITDEVADEVMVWQQRPLDSFYPVIYLDALIVKIRDGAHVRNKAAHIAVGVDIDGIKHVLGIWIQATEGAKFWAGVCAQLANRGVRDVLIVCCDGLTGFPEAVEATWPDSTVQTCVVHLIRSAMRFVNYKDRKQVAAALKPIYQAADADAAKTALEEFAASELGRGNPNTVRVFTDAWTKFIPFLAFPPMLRRVIYTTNAIESLNYQLRKVTKNRGHFPSDEAAVKLLWLAICNIEDKRARDRAKEKGRKKGEKRNAEGRLVEGQVTTNWKQALAQLAIAYPDRINPYL
- a CDS encoding TniQ family protein, which encodes MDNRSSLPSGWSLPCRVSPSPGESWTSLLRRNAALLDITVSKLADATGLVNEDALSPAQQRAAASLLGLQASDIHELTLNKWAGVAYSNQPIPARNRPGSAWTWLPPRFECPHCAESGIAHLEWRLSWITTCLAHKVFLHPRSTPSHEEAPPEDLAITKLHSVALANCDTSHFKRWRDSIRISGGLRHGPRSRGIEPPKQRAETLRTAAPLARR
- a CDS encoding sensor histidine kinase, encoding MKLSLRARITVMFVATVLGVGLALIGLVYAYLKLTPVPFLAKIPTPDDGLVIDGAVPITDEILRRVLLASVVALALLTAVAGLIGWFVAGLVIKPLREIAHDAATVTRGDLGARISHEGPADEVGELAAALNVMLDALAGALERQRRFASNASHELKTPIATIQTMADVALASGDGASLRETLGRVREVNARAAQTIAALLQLANVDIRDRQEMNLAALCRDITHGQDVPVAAEPVTVAASPTLVRQAVENLVRNAITHGEDASLTLTKVGQNAEIIVESGGPALDTAEIRTWIEPFARAQRTAGAGHGLGLALVDAIAKAHGGSLELTPRAGGGLAATLRLPA
- a CDS encoding response regulator transcription factor → MRVLVVDDESYLADAICTALNGANMESAAAYDGAAARSLIDEIRPDVLVLDRDLPGIHGDDICRWVVDTHPATRVIMLTASGTLDDRLTGFDLGADDYLPKPFELPELIARVAALSKRNLPVRGEIYRCGDVRLDTSRREVTRGGARVSLSPKEFAVLEVLMGAAGAVISAEDLLAQAWDENADPFTNSPRVTISHLRKKLGEPRIVHTAAGSGYYVAEVPR
- a CDS encoding TniQ family protein: MTLPVVPIPEPGESLRSYVSRLEDRNNQRPGTLARVHGGGVSADWAHLSELTGLPQQQLRCLGWGDYPGCIVGARGSTGWRLRQAQWWCPTCQLLTGAWQRSWELACLPVCLSCGTALSTYPAAEHEPEPVTAQSVFKDIWARVRQSTTSRRARQWLGRLLRVTRLLAVTADTSWPQPMPAAMVTDLNTWGYHPPDSPAAIARLLPFAHRLIGTSEERPILQSAFARLERREPPIPRSLLPKPPRANPTTTYPVLATVPSAIDEQRRRRPRRSRRLRCQSRPSNSLR